A window from Dehalobacter sp. DCA encodes these proteins:
- the aroC gene encoding chorismate synthase, whose translation MSGTWGETLKLSLFGESHGKCIGIVLDGLPAGLKLDLPFISRELARRAPGKNALSTPRQEKDEFEILSGFFHGSTTGAPLCCVIWNKDQHSGDYCELKDTVRPGHADYTAMVKHRGFNDYRGGGHFSGRLTAPLVLAGAIAKQILEKKAIVIGSHILNIGGIGEDRFDDLRIDSGLLRELTEQEFPVLSEEAGARMKQKILQAKAEEDSVGGVIETAVAGLPAGLGSPFFDSAESKIAHLLFAVPAVKGVEFGAGFAIVQMKGSEANDPFALTDGKVVTLSNHNGGILGGITNGMPLIFRAAVKPTPSIGKVQQTVNMAIREETQITVQGRHDPCIVPRAVPVVESAAALALLDLMIEKDGVTWMN comes from the coding sequence ATGAGTGGAACATGGGGTGAAACCCTTAAACTATCGCTGTTTGGGGAATCACACGGAAAATGCATCGGGATCGTACTCGATGGTCTGCCGGCGGGATTAAAGCTCGATCTGCCCTTCATCAGCCGGGAACTGGCCAGAAGGGCACCGGGGAAGAACGCGCTTTCAACCCCGCGGCAAGAAAAAGATGAATTTGAAATCCTAAGTGGTTTCTTTCATGGATCTACGACTGGAGCCCCGCTCTGCTGTGTGATCTGGAATAAGGATCAGCACTCCGGGGATTATTGCGAATTGAAAGACACGGTGCGGCCCGGCCATGCGGATTATACCGCGATGGTAAAACACAGGGGTTTCAACGATTACCGGGGTGGAGGCCATTTTTCCGGCAGACTAACTGCACCATTGGTGCTGGCTGGAGCCATTGCCAAACAAATCCTGGAAAAGAAGGCCATTGTGATAGGCAGCCATATTTTAAATATCGGTGGTATTGGAGAGGATCGTTTTGATGACCTTCGAATTGATTCAGGTCTACTCCGGGAACTGACAGAACAAGAATTCCCAGTTTTGTCCGAAGAAGCGGGTGCCCGGATGAAACAGAAAATTCTTCAGGCCAAAGCCGAGGAGGACTCTGTCGGCGGCGTGATTGAAACAGCGGTAGCAGGTTTGCCTGCCGGCTTGGGGTCGCCATTCTTTGATTCAGCTGAAAGCAAAATTGCCCATCTGCTGTTTGCTGTTCCGGCGGTGAAGGGAGTCGAATTCGGCGCTGGGTTTGCAATTGTGCAGATGAAAGGATCTGAAGCTAATGATCCGTTCGCTCTCACAGACGGTAAAGTGGTGACGCTTTCCAATCATAATGGCGGAATCCTTGGAGGGATCACGAATGGCATGCCTTTGATATTCCGGGCTGCCGTGAAACCGACGCCTTCGATCGGCAAAGTGCAGCAGACGGTGAATATGGCCATCAGGGAAGAGACGCAAATCACAGTTCAGGGAAGACACGACCCTTGCATCGTCCCCCGGGCGGTTCCTGTCGTAGAAAGCGCCGCTGCACTGGCCTTATTGGACTTGATGATAGAAAAGGATGGGGTAACGTGGATGAACTAA
- the aroA gene encoding 3-phosphoshikimate 1-carboxyvinyltransferase codes for MTCLRLQPSTLTGEIRIPPSKSISHRAVICAALAEGTSSIDNLVFSEDISATLDGLVSLGTTVGEVSANPGEPGALWLEGNPKLQIAQETINCRESGSTLRFLIPLATLTGSPVTFTGAGKLVERPLDAYYELFQLHGIEYQTRDGYLPLTIKGRFSPGEYKLKGNVSSQFITGLMFLLPLLDGDSRIVVTTELESRGYVDLTIDALEKSGITVQNNAYQEFFIPGKQRYKAINCRIEGDYSQAAFWLVAGTLGSGLKCLDLNARSLQGDRAILDMMLGMGARIYWMDDSLEVLGGPTEGMVIDAGQCPDLVPVLAVLASLSKGTTRIINAGRLRIKESDRLKATASELNKLGARIQELQEGLLIEGVETLHGGTVDSWNDHRIAMAMAVASVRCTEPVFLTGAEAVKKSYPHFWQDFCKLGGRADEWNMG; via the coding sequence TTGACGTGCTTACGCTTGCAACCTTCAACCTTAACAGGGGAGATCAGGATACCTCCTTCCAAAAGCATCAGTCACCGGGCAGTGATATGTGCCGCACTGGCTGAGGGGACCAGCAGCATTGACAATCTTGTTTTTTCTGAAGATATTTCTGCAACCTTGGACGGGCTGGTGTCTCTGGGTACAACCGTCGGGGAAGTCTCGGCGAACCCTGGTGAACCAGGCGCGCTTTGGCTGGAAGGGAACCCGAAGCTTCAAATCGCGCAGGAAACAATCAACTGCCGGGAATCCGGATCTACGCTGAGATTTCTGATACCGCTGGCCACACTGACAGGAAGCCCGGTGACCTTTACCGGTGCCGGCAAGCTGGTGGAGCGTCCTCTGGACGCATATTATGAGCTGTTTCAACTGCACGGAATCGAATATCAGACCCGGGACGGATATTTGCCCTTGACGATCAAAGGGAGATTTTCACCGGGTGAGTATAAACTGAAAGGCAATGTCAGCTCTCAATTTATTACAGGACTTATGTTTTTGCTGCCGCTCTTGGACGGAGATTCGAGAATTGTCGTTACAACGGAACTAGAATCCCGCGGTTATGTTGACCTGACCATCGATGCGCTGGAAAAGTCGGGAATAACCGTACAAAACAACGCATACCAGGAATTTTTTATTCCAGGAAAGCAGCGGTATAAGGCAATTAATTGCCGCATTGAAGGAGACTACTCCCAGGCTGCGTTCTGGCTGGTGGCAGGTACACTGGGGTCCGGTCTGAAATGTCTGGATCTAAATGCTCGGTCCCTGCAGGGGGACAGGGCGATTCTCGATATGATGCTGGGGATGGGTGCCCGAATTTATTGGATGGATGACAGTCTAGAAGTGCTGGGTGGTCCGACTGAGGGAATGGTAATTGATGCCGGCCAGTGTCCGGATCTGGTACCTGTGCTTGCAGTCCTGGCTTCTTTAAGCAAAGGCACAACCAGAATCATTAATGCTGGAAGACTCCGGATCAAAGAATCGGACAGACTCAAAGCAACGGCATCAGAGCTGAACAAACTTGGGGCCAGGATTCAGGAACTGCAGGAAGGGCTCCTCATCGAAGGGGTAGAAACCCTGCATGGCGGAACCGTCGACAGCTGGAACGATCACCGGATCGCGATGGCTATGGCTGTGGCCTCCGTCAGGTGTACAGAACCTGTGTTTCTAACCGGAGCCGAAGCCGTCAAAAAATCATATCCGCATTTCTGGCAGGATTTTTGCAAATTGGGAGGTAGAGCTGATGAGTGGAACATGGGGTGA
- a CDS encoding prephenate dehydrogenase: MDFLEEPDFGSMEITVVGLGLIGGSFAMALNKLKPKKIWAIDVNISVLEQAEKTGVISKGFTEASIPLQSSDIVVICIYPELAVQFVKDNLAYFKHGALITDTAGLKEQVVQEISSVLREDLSFVGGHPLAGKESSGFAYASEEIFRGANYLITPIDGTKNESLRLVERLILGLGCRQPIRMEPHKHDEIIALTSQLPHVIAAALMNSSCAEDTGSFVGGSFRDATRVARMNAELWSELLLENKDNILEQIDVFIENVRMIRTAVAEKDRDSLKQMLENASRGREKF; the protein is encoded by the coding sequence GTGGATTTCTTGGAAGAACCGGACTTTGGTAGTATGGAAATTACGGTAGTGGGTCTGGGACTTATTGGCGGATCATTCGCCATGGCTTTGAATAAACTAAAACCAAAGAAAATCTGGGCAATCGATGTTAACATCAGCGTACTGGAACAAGCAGAAAAAACGGGTGTGATCAGCAAAGGATTCACGGAGGCAAGCATTCCGCTGCAAAGCTCGGATATTGTTGTGATCTGCATCTATCCGGAGCTTGCCGTTCAGTTTGTAAAAGACAACCTGGCCTATTTTAAACACGGTGCCCTGATTACGGATACAGCAGGACTCAAAGAACAAGTCGTTCAGGAGATTAGTTCAGTCTTAAGGGAAGATTTGAGCTTCGTCGGGGGACATCCGCTGGCTGGCAAAGAATCCAGCGGATTTGCCTACGCTTCTGAAGAGATTTTTCGGGGGGCCAACTATCTGATTACCCCAATCGACGGCACGAAGAATGAAAGCTTGAGACTGGTGGAAAGGCTGATTCTTGGTCTCGGCTGCAGACAGCCGATCCGAATGGAACCGCATAAACATGACGAAATAATTGCGCTGACAAGTCAGCTTCCGCATGTCATTGCGGCCGCCCTGATGAACAGTTCCTGTGCTGAGGATACCGGCAGCTTTGTCGGAGGCAGCTTCCGCGATGCAACACGGGTCGCGAGAATGAATGCCGAGCTCTGGAGTGAACTTCTACTCGAGAATAAAGACAATATTTTAGAACAAATTGACGTGTTCATCGAAAACGTCCGGATGATCCGAACGGCGGTCGCAGAAAAGGACCGGGATTCGCTGAAACAAATGCTTGAGAACGCCAGCCGGGGCAGAGAAAAGTTTTAA
- the aroF gene encoding 3-deoxy-7-phosphoheptulonate synthase, giving the protein MIIVMRPKTPPEEIAKMKQKILDLGCEVHESLGVNYHILGLIGNTSSIDPDTLHANDYVEKVIHVQEPFKKVNRLFHPEDTVISVGDRKIGGDTFAVIAGPCSVESETQIVGIAETVKKSGAAFLRGGAFKPRSSPYSFQGLREDGLELLKIARTKTGLPIVSELMSTEYLERFVEDVDIIQIGARNMQNFELLKEVGKIQKPVILKRGLSSTIEELLLAAEYILAHGNENVIFCERGIRTFENYTRNTLDLTAVPVIKKLSHLPVIVDPSHAAGLWWLVEPMAKAAMVVGADGVMIEVHNDPANAKCDGQQSIKPERFEALMDSLRQLAVIQNKII; this is encoded by the coding sequence ATGATTATTGTGATGAGGCCGAAGACGCCACCAGAGGAGATCGCGAAGATGAAACAGAAGATATTGGACCTAGGATGTGAGGTTCATGAGTCTTTAGGCGTGAACTACCATATTCTTGGATTGATCGGGAATACCAGCAGCATTGACCCGGACACGCTGCATGCAAATGATTATGTTGAAAAAGTCATTCATGTTCAGGAGCCATTTAAAAAGGTTAACCGTTTATTCCACCCGGAAGATACGGTCATCAGTGTCGGGGACAGAAAAATCGGCGGCGACACCTTTGCTGTGATTGCCGGTCCGTGTTCGGTAGAAAGTGAAACGCAAATCGTCGGCATTGCCGAAACGGTCAAAAAATCCGGGGCTGCTTTTTTAAGAGGCGGCGCTTTTAAGCCGCGTTCCTCACCGTACAGCTTTCAGGGTTTAAGAGAAGATGGTCTGGAACTTCTGAAAATAGCCAGAACCAAGACAGGACTGCCAATCGTCTCGGAATTAATGTCGACTGAATATCTGGAGAGATTCGTTGAAGACGTGGATATTATTCAGATCGGCGCCCGTAATATGCAGAACTTTGAACTCTTAAAAGAAGTCGGAAAAATTCAAAAACCGGTGATTCTAAAAAGAGGGTTATCCTCGACGATTGAGGAATTATTACTCGCTGCGGAATATATTCTGGCGCATGGCAACGAGAATGTTATTTTCTGTGAAAGAGGCATTCGGACTTTCGAAAATTACACCCGAAATACGCTTGACCTGACTGCTGTGCCGGTGATCAAGAAACTGAGTCACCTTCCGGTTATTGTTGATCCAAGCCACGCGGCAGGGCTGTGGTGGCTTGTCGAACCGATGGCTAAAGCAGCGATGGTCGTAGGTGCCGACGGTGTCATGATCGAAGTGCACAACGACCCGGCCAATGCCAAATGTGATGGGCAGCAGTCTATCAAACCTGAGAGATTCGAGGCTTTAATGGATTCGCTGAGACAGCTGGCGGTTATACAGAATAAGATTATTTAA
- a CDS encoding FmdE family protein, which translates to MCREKTPWEKCVEFHGHQCMGLAIGFRQAFIGLNALGVTRAADEELFAVVENDACGVDAIQVLTGCTLGKGNLIYKDAGKQAVTLANRKSGKAVRILRKLGNKPDDEQYTELKAKISADSASEEEKAVWGTLQKDRIEKFLAAPADGLFTVTEVTMPGIEPARIFQTVVCSQCGEPFAEVKAHLVEGKIICSDCNETYTRGWR; encoded by the coding sequence ATGTGCAGAGAAAAAACACCCTGGGAAAAATGTGTTGAATTTCATGGACATCAATGCATGGGACTTGCAATTGGCTTCAGACAGGCGTTTATCGGACTCAATGCGCTTGGTGTGACAAGGGCGGCTGATGAAGAACTGTTTGCGGTCGTCGAAAACGATGCCTGCGGCGTTGATGCGATCCAGGTACTTACCGGTTGTACGCTCGGAAAGGGTAATCTGATTTATAAGGATGCCGGCAAACAAGCGGTCACGCTGGCCAACCGCAAATCCGGCAAAGCGGTCAGGATTTTAAGAAAACTCGGCAACAAACCTGATGATGAACAATATACTGAATTGAAGGCAAAGATATCAGCCGATTCGGCCAGTGAAGAGGAAAAGGCAGTCTGGGGGACGCTGCAGAAGGACAGAATTGAAAAATTTTTGGCCGCACCTGCTGATGGATTATTTACGGTTACCGAAGTCACTATGCCCGGGATTGAACCGGCCAGAATTTTTCAGACAGTCGTATGTTCTCAATGCGGGGAGCCATTTGCGGAAGTCAAAGCGCATCTTGTCGAAGGAAAAATCATCTGTTCCGACTGCAATGAGACTTACACCAGGGGATGGCGTTAA